CCCGCTCACGAGGTCGTACCCCTCATGGACGATCATGTTGTACATCCCGCCGATCTCCTCAGGAGCGTCTTGCAGGTCGGCATCCATCGTGAAGACCACTCGGCCACGAGTACGAGCGAAGCCACATTGCAGTGCTGGTGACTTGCCGTAGTTGCGACGAAACTTGATGCCATGCACCGCCTTATCGTGCTCCGCCAATTGCTCGATCACCGCCCACGAGTCGTCGCTACTGCCATCGTCGACGAAGATGATCTCGTAGCTCAGCCCCACCTCAGCGGTGTGAGCTACGATACGCTCGTAGAGCTCGGGGAGGCTCTCAGCCTCGTTGAGCAAGGGTATAACCACCGAGATGTCGGGACACTCCGTGGCGGTCGTTTCGAGAGAGTTGGGATCAGTCATGAGGTCTACTTGTAGTACTATTGCACAAAGATACTAATTTGCTACCTACGAGCGACCGCGACAACTGATGAGCGTCCACTATGGCAGGGTCACTTTGTTAAGGATGCCGGTGAGGTAGGCTATCGCCAGCCCGTAGTTGGTCATCGGCACTTGCTGAGCCGTGGCGAGGTCTTGGCGGGCGACGAGCATGCGTCGGTTGAACATGCAAGCACCGCAGTGGATGACGAGGTCGTAGGGCGTGAGGTCCTCGGGAAAGTCTCTACCCGACACATGCTCTATGGTGAGTGCCTCACCGATGCGCTTGCGTAGGAGGCGGGGGAGCTTGACGGTGCCGATATCTTCGCCCTCGGGAGCGTGGGTGCAAGCCTCTGCTATGAGCAGACGGCTGGAGGGAGTGAGCCGACCAATGGCATTAGCCCCTGCGACCAGTCGCTCGAGGTCGCCACGCTGGGCACTCATGAGGATGGAGAAAGAGGTGAGCCGACAACCCTCGGGGACCAATGGCTCGACCGTGGCGAAGACTTGCGAGTCGGTGATGATGAGCTGAGGCGGAGCTGCCAGCTGTGATAGGGCTGCGGGGAGTTGCTCTGGTGTGACGCATAGCGCGTGGCAACCTCTGTCTAGCAGCGCACGAATGGTCTGTACCTGTGGCAAGATCAGTCGTCCTGCGGGTGCTGCGCTATCTTGTGGCATCACGAGGAGTACGAGATCGCCCGTTTCGCAGAGATTACCTAGGAGCGAGGGCTCCGGCTCGGATTCGTTGCGTAGCGTCCGCTTGATCGTCTCCAGTAGGGTGTCGAGGCTCTCGTCATCGTCCTGACGAAGCGTGAGCGGGGCATGGCCGAAGCTTCGAATAATTTCCTCTTGTCGCTCTAGCCACGAGCTTTGCTCTGGCAGATCGGCACGCGCAATGATCGGAAGCGTCGGCACATTAGCCTCTCGCAAAGTTGCTATGATGGGAGTGTCGAGGGTGTCCTCATGACTGAGGAGGTAGAGGACTAGATCGGCAGAGCGCAGTGCTTGCTGCGTGACCCGCTGTCGCTCGGCTCCGAGAGGGGTGTCGTCGGCCAGTCCTGGGGTGTCGACCAATAGGACGGGTCCTACGCTGGGTAGCTCGAAGAGCTTCTCCACGCTGTCGGTCGTGGTGCCAGCTTGGTCGGACACGAGCGACCGCTCTTGGCGCAGCAAGCGGTTGAAGAGCGTAGACTTGCCACTATTGACCTGCCCTACGAGGAGGAGTCGCTTACGTTCGCTGGTGCCTTTTCCCCTTGGAGTCATATCCTTTATTCATTAAAAGCGGAAGTCGCGCTCTCCCGCCTTGATCTGCTGGAGACGCTGCTGCGCAATGGCACGAACTCGCTCGTTGGGGATCGTGGGGAATTGCTGCGAGATCATCTCTAGTCCCAGTTCACGGGTCGTAGGTGAGGCGTAATCCTCTAGGTACTCCTGCAGCGTGAGCAGGGCATTAGGCCCGCAGCAGTTGGATATCTGACCACTCTTGCAGAGCGACATGAAGCGATCGCCAGTACGTCCCTCGCGATAGCAAGCGGTGCAGAAGCTCGGTATGTGTCCCTGCTGGAGGAGCCAGTAGACCACCTCGTCGAGCGTGCGTGGATCGCTCACCTCAAACTGCTCTGAGTGGGCGGCCTCTGTCGTTTGCGCATAGCCTCCCACGGAGGTGCGAGAGCCTCCGCTGATCTGCGACACGCCTACGTGGAGTGCTCGCTGGCGTACTGCCTCGCGCTCACGGGTCGAGACGATGATACCGGTGTAGGGTACCGCTAGTCGGGCCACAGCTATAATATGGAGGAAGGTATCGTCGGGGATTGCCTCGGGGAAGGAGTCGAGCGAGATGTCATCGGCGGGACAAATGCGTGGCACGCTGATCGTGTGAGGTCCTACGCCAAAGGTTGCTTCCAGATGCTCCGCATGCATCATCAGACCGACGAAGTCATAGCGATAGGTACTCAAGCCAAAGAGCACGCCCAGTCCCACATCGTCGATGCCTCCCTGCATCGCTCTATCCATCGACTCGGTATGATAGGCGTAGTCGCTCTTAGGACCTCTCGGGTGTAGCTCCTCGTAGTGCTTCTTGTGGTAAGTTTCCTGAAAGAGAATGTAGGTGCCGATGCCTGCCTCGTGGAGCATACGATACTCCTCGACAGTGGTTGCGGCAATGTTGACATTGACACGACGAATAGCCCCATTCTTATGATGTATTGAGTAGATTGTCTGGATCGACTCAAGGATATACTCGATCGGGTTGTTGCGTGGGTCTTCGCCTGCCTCGAGAGCGAGACGCTTGTGTCCCATGTCTTGCAGGGCGATCACCTCCTGCCGTATCTGCTCCTGAGTCAGCTTGTGGCGAGGAATGGTGCGGTTCTTAGCGTGGTAAGGACAGTAGACGCAGCCGTTGATACAATAGTTAGAGAGGTAGAGCGGAGCAAAGAGTACGATGCGCTTACCATAGAAGCGTAGCTTGATCTGCTCGGCCAGTTGTGCCACTCGTTGTCGTGTCGCAGGATCCTCGGCGAGGAGGAGTACGGCAGCCTCTCGGTGATCTAGTCCATGCATCTCCGCAGCCTTGCGTAGGATATCAGAGATCACCTTCTCATCATCTTTGTATTGCTCCGCATAGCGGAGGGTGTCGATGATTTCATCATGATTGATGAAGTCACAGGCATCGTGCGATTGCTTATTGTAACTCATACATTCACATTCTTAGCTAGTGGGAGCGTCTCCACGCCCCCAGTCTATTTGGTAACCTATCGTGTCAAGCTGTGCCCGTAGGAGGGCGACACCCTCGGCAGCCTCAGAGCCTGAGTAGGCTTTGTTGTTATAGAGAGCGTAATCTGCTCTATGGTTTAATGGTGATAGATTGGGCATCACCACATTACATCCTGATCGTATGGCGGCTAGTCGTCCCTCGGGGTGGAGTGTGGCAACAGCTGTCGTGGCGGGGATCAGTGCCCGTGGATTGAGTAACCGACAGAGGGCGAGGAAGCGAAGCGTCATCGACAGGCTCCCCGCAGGGTAGGTCCCCAGAGGCGTGTCTTCATGAGGGATGAAAGGGCCAACGCCTATCATCTCCGGCTGCAGCCGACGGATGAAGTCTAAGTCTTGCGCTAAGTGTGCCGTAGTCTGCCCTGGCGAACCGACCATGATACCCGTCCCCACTTGATAGCCGATCTGCTTGAGGTCCCGAAGGGCTTGTAGTCGATGCTCTTGCGCCATCGTGCTGGGGTGCAAGCTTTGGTAATGCTCCTTGTCGTAAGTCTCGTGACGCAGCAGGTAGCGGTTGGCACCAGCGCGAAAGAGTGCCTCGTACTCCTCATACTCCATCTCTCCGAGTGAGAGCGTGATAGCGCACTCTGGATAGCTAGTCCGTATGTTGCGTACCAACGAGACCAAGCGCTCTCCTCGCCAATAGAGGTCTTCGCCACCCTGTAGTACGAAGGTCCGAAAGCCTATCTCGTATCCTCTCTCGCAAGCCGACATCACTTCGTCGGCTGTGAGCCGATAGCGGGAGACGCGCTCATTGCCTGAGCGAATGCCACAGTAGTAGCAGTCGTTGCGACAAATGTTTGATATCTCGATGAGACCGCGCAGATAGATCCTCCGTTCGAACTGCTGCTCCGCAATAGCCTCGGCACGCACCTGAAGCTCATGCCCGAGGTGCGTGTCGTTACTGTCTAATAGAGCCTTCAGTTCAGGGATGGAGGCTGATGCTACTTGGCCTAGCGTATCACTCCTTCTCTTTATAGTTGGCATAGGTGAGGTCGATCTTCTCCACCTCTTTGAGTAGCTGGCGGCGACCAGCGAGTACATCGTTGAAGGCACTTGGTCCTGTCACGCATCCACCGAGACAAGCCATCACCTCGACAAACTGTGTGTCAGCCTTGCCACGCTTGCCGTAAGCCTTAAGCTTGGCAACAGCCTTCTTGTCCAGACCCGCGATCTCCTCAGCGGTAAGACGACCTACGAAGTCTTTGTACTCCTCCGTATTGCTCAGATAGGAGATGACAGCATCCTTGACACCGCCATTACGAGCGAAGGCGTGTGCCTCACGTACTGACTCGACGGTTGGCTTGTAGCCCTCTGCCGTGTTGATATCTATCTCCAGTCCCTCTAGGATAGAGCCAAGCTCCTCAAAGGTGACCACCATATCGACATCCACGTTAGGACGCTGTATCTCCTTGCGCTTAGCTACACAGGGGCCGAAGAAGACGATCTTGCTATCGGGATAAAGCTTGCGAGCGCGCTCTGCTGTGTAAACCATCGGCGAGTGTGAGCTAGAGACAAAAGGCTTGAGACCAGGTGCATGCTTATCCACCAGCTCATAGAAGGAGGGACAGCACGAGGTCGTCATAAAGGCTTGCCCAGCCTCGATCTTCTCTACCAGCTCCTTACCCTCATGGCTTACCGTGTCCATAGCACCCTGAGCCACCTCGATAACATCGTGGAAGCCTATCTTCTTGATCGCACCATAGACCTGCTCACGGGTTGCCTTAAACTGACCTAGGATAGCAGGAGCTACGATAGCTACGACTTGCTCGCCACGCTCTATGGCACCCAGTACGTCAAAAACTTGTGAGATCTCAAAGATCGCACCAAAAGGACAAGCATTCAGACAAGAGCCACAGTAGATACACTTAGACTCGTCAATATGCTCGATACCATCCTCATCCTTGCTGATGGCACCCACAGGGCACGACTCCTCGCAAGGCACTGGTATGTAGACTATCGCATGATAGGGGCAGTTCTTGTGGCACTGACCGCAACTGATGCAGACATCGTGATCGATCTGTGCCTGACCATTCTTCTTGAATGAGATACAGCTCTTCGGGCAGTTGCTCGAGCAGGCACGGCTCACACAGCCACGGCAGAGGTTAGACACCTCATAGTTGATCTGTACGCACGAGGTGCAGGCCTCATCGATGACGCAGAGCACATTCTCCTTCGTCGGCTGTGGGCGATGCAGAGCCGTGTGAGCATACTCAGACAGCGGGGTCAGCTCATCCTGCTCATCCTGCATATCAAAGCCTAGGAGAGGAAACATCTTATACTTCCATACGGCACGCTCCTTATGAGGGCAACAACGTCCCAGCACATTGCGCTTCTTACGAGGACTCAGCTCCAGCGGGATCCGGTCTATCGTTTTAATCAATTGGTCTTGACGCCATCTAGCCACCATGGTCGAGAGGAGCTTATGACGCACGATCATTACATTGTTTATATAAGTCATAGGGTCACGTTATGTTTCAGCTTTTGACCCTCACATAGGGCGGGGTCCAAACTCTTCACAAAGATACGATTAATATCTCAATCAATCACCATATATTGCTAGTCACGCATGACAAAAATACCTTATTCTTGCGAGTGCCCCCGTGGCGGGGAGGCGAGAGCTATCGCATAAGGAGACTGTTGCATAAAGGCGAATCGCTGTGTTGCTTTCGGGGTTTGGCTTCGGTCACATACGGAGGTATGCTCCCTTCAGCCCTCACCCTCAGCGCCTTGCGCTTCATCCTTTCTGCAAAGTTAGGACAATCTTGCAAGCAAGATTGTGAGACTGTTGACTTTTGCAACAGTCTCATAAGGGCACAGCTGCGCACGATGCCACCACGCATCGACAGACAAAAAAGAAGAGCCTCACCCTCACGGATGAAGCTCTCTCAGTTCTGTTCAAAAAGATGATGCGTATAAAAGTGGGCCCAATAGGATTCGAACCTATGACCCTCTGTTTGTAAGACAGATGCTCTAAACCAGCTGAGCTATGGGCCCTTTCATATATCTAGCTCTCCAAGATACTCTAGCGACAGTGTAAGCGTGATAGGCAGTTGTCCTACAAGGATTCGAACCTTGACAAACAGGACCAGAATCTGTTGTGCTACCATTACACCATAGGACAATCTGTATCAACCTCCTGTCGATTAGCTCGTCACCATCGTGTGTGACACCCAATCACAGAGTCTCTCTAGAGAGAAGTAAATGCGTTGTATCACGATATAGTAGCAAG
The sequence above is a segment of the Porphyromonas vaginalis genome. Coding sequences within it:
- the hydF gene encoding [FeFe] hydrogenase H-cluster maturation GTPase HydF translates to MTPRGKGTSERKRLLLVGQVNSGKSTLFNRLLRQERSLVSDQAGTTTDSVEKLFELPSVGPVLLVDTPGLADDTPLGAERQRVTQQALRSADLVLYLLSHEDTLDTPIIATLREANVPTLPIIARADLPEQSSWLERQEEIIRSFGHAPLTLRQDDDESLDTLLETIKRTLRNESEPEPSLLGNLCETGDLVLLVMPQDSAAPAGRLILPQVQTIRALLDRGCHALCVTPEQLPAALSQLAAPPQLIITDSQVFATVEPLVPEGCRLTSFSILMSAQRGDLERLVAGANAIGRLTPSSRLLIAEACTHAPEGEDIGTVKLPRLLRKRIGEALTIEHVSGRDFPEDLTPYDLVIHCGACMFNRRMLVARQDLATAQQVPMTNYGLAIAYLTGILNKVTLP
- the hydG gene encoding [FeFe] hydrogenase H-cluster radical SAM maturase HydG, translating into MSYNKQSHDACDFINHDEIIDTLRYAEQYKDDEKVISDILRKAAEMHGLDHREAAVLLLAEDPATRQRVAQLAEQIKLRFYGKRIVLFAPLYLSNYCINGCVYCPYHAKNRTIPRHKLTQEQIRQEVIALQDMGHKRLALEAGEDPRNNPIEYILESIQTIYSIHHKNGAIRRVNVNIAATTVEEYRMLHEAGIGTYILFQETYHKKHYEELHPRGPKSDYAYHTESMDRAMQGGIDDVGLGVLFGLSTYRYDFVGLMMHAEHLEATFGVGPHTISVPRICPADDISLDSFPEAIPDDTFLHIIAVARLAVPYTGIIVSTREREAVRQRALHVGVSQISGGSRTSVGGYAQTTEAAHSEQFEVSDPRTLDEVVYWLLQQGHIPSFCTACYREGRTGDRFMSLCKSGQISNCCGPNALLTLQEYLEDYASPTTRELGLEMISQQFPTIPNERVRAIAQQRLQQIKAGERDFRF
- the hydE gene encoding [FeFe] hydrogenase H-cluster radical SAM maturase HydE encodes the protein MPTIKRRSDTLGQVASASIPELKALLDSNDTHLGHELQVRAEAIAEQQFERRIYLRGLIEISNICRNDCYYCGIRSGNERVSRYRLTADEVMSACERGYEIGFRTFVLQGGEDLYWRGERLVSLVRNIRTSYPECAITLSLGEMEYEEYEALFRAGANRYLLRHETYDKEHYQSLHPSTMAQEHRLQALRDLKQIGYQVGTGIMVGSPGQTTAHLAQDLDFIRRLQPEMIGVGPFIPHEDTPLGTYPAGSLSMTLRFLALCRLLNPRALIPATTAVATLHPEGRLAAIRSGCNVVMPNLSPLNHRADYALYNNKAYSGSEAAEGVALLRAQLDTIGYQIDWGRGDAPTS
- a CDS encoding monomeric [FeFe] hydrogenase; the encoded protein is MTYINNVMIVRHKLLSTMVARWRQDQLIKTIDRIPLELSPRKKRNVLGRCCPHKERAVWKYKMFPLLGFDMQDEQDELTPLSEYAHTALHRPQPTKENVLCVIDEACTSCVQINYEVSNLCRGCVSRACSSNCPKSCISFKKNGQAQIDHDVCISCGQCHKNCPYHAIVYIPVPCEESCPVGAISKDEDGIEHIDESKCIYCGSCLNACPFGAIFEISQVFDVLGAIERGEQVVAIVAPAILGQFKATREQVYGAIKKIGFHDVIEVAQGAMDTVSHEGKELVEKIEAGQAFMTTSCCPSFYELVDKHAPGLKPFVSSSHSPMVYTAERARKLYPDSKIVFFGPCVAKRKEIQRPNVDVDMVVTFEELGSILEGLEIDINTAEGYKPTVESVREAHAFARNGGVKDAVISYLSNTEEYKDFVGRLTAEEIAGLDKKAVAKLKAYGKRGKADTQFVEVMACLGGCVTGPSAFNDVLAGRRQLLKEVEKIDLTYANYKEKE